Proteins encoded within one genomic window of Aquarana catesbeiana isolate 2022-GZ linkage group LG03, ASM4218655v1, whole genome shotgun sequence:
- the DYRK2 gene encoding dual specificity tyrosine-phosphorylation-regulated kinase 2 isoform X2 codes for MGRGSEGTSQLQPSPALPRSAAAATGSPVSLPPLRANTIGGNKHTMNEHLHISSHGQIQVQQLFEDNSNKRTVLTTQPNGLTNVGKTGLPVVSERQLESTHRRQGSSSSLKSADGTTKVKSSSLTPEQAMKQYMQKLTAFEHHEIFNYSEIYFLGPNAKKRQGVIGGPNNGGYDDDQGSYVQVPHDHVAYRYEVLKVIGKGSFGQVVKAYDHKLHQHVALKMVRNEKRFHRQAAEEIRILEHLKKQDKDNNMNVIHMLENFTFRNHICMTFELLSMNLYELIKKNKFQGFSLPLVRKFAHSILQCLDALHKNRIIHCDLKPENILLKQQGRSGIKVIDFGSSCYEHQRVYTYIQSRFYRAPEVILGGRYGMPIDMWSLGCILAELLTGYPLLPGEDEGDQLACMIELLGMPPQKLLDSSKRGKNFVSSKGYPRYCTVTTLPDGSVVLNGGRSRRGKLRGPPGSRDWVTALKGCDDPLFLDFLSQCLEWDPALRMTPSQALRHHWLRRRLPKPPTGEKTSSKRITESSGAITSISKLPPASGSAAKLRNNLAQMTDANGNIQQRTVLPKLVS; via the exons GCAGAGGAAGTGAAGGGACCAGCCAGCTCCAACCATCGCCAGCGTTACCCAGATCTGCTGCCGCTGCCACCGGATCGCCTGTCTCATTGCCACCCCTCAGAGCCAACACG attGGAGGCAATAAGCACACGATGAATGAACATCTGCACATTAGCAGTCATGGACAGATCCAGGTGCAGCAGTTGTTTGAGGACAACAGTAACAAAAGGACAGTACTGACAACACAACCAAATGGACTCACTAATGTTGGCAAGACTGGGCTTCCTGTTGTTTCAGAAAGACAGCTAGAAAGCACACACCGGAGACAAGGAAGTTCCAGCTCTTTGAAATCTGCTGATGGGACAACCAAAGTGAAGTCCTCTTCGTTAACCCCGGAACAAGCAATGAAGCAATACATGCAAAAACTAACAGCCTTCGAGCACCATGAAATTTTCAACTATTCAGAAATATACTTCCTGGGTCCAAATGCAAAGAAACGTCAAGGTGTAATTGGTGGCCCCAATAATGGTGGTTATGATGATGACCAAGGCTCTTATGTGCAAGTGCCACACGATCACGTTGCATACCGATATGAAGTATTGAAGGTTATTGGAAAAGGGAGCTTTGGTCAAGTTGTTAAGGCATACGATCACAAGCTCCATCAGCACGTGGCTTTAAAAATGGTGAGGAATGAGAAACGATTTCATCGTCAAGCGGCAGAAGAGATTAGAATCCTAGAACACCTAAAAAAGCAGGATAAAGATAACAACATGAATGTCATCCACATGCTGGAGAATTTCACATTCCGCAATCATATCTGCATGACGTTTGAGTTGCTAAGCATGAACCTTTATGAGCTGATAAAGAAAAATAAGTTTCAAGGCTTCAGTCTGCCTTTAGTTCGCAAATTTGCGCACTCAATCTTACAGTGCTTGGATGCTTTGCACAAAAACAGAATAATCCACTGTGACCTTAAACCGGAAAATATTTTATTGAAGCAACAGGGTAGAAGTGGTATAAAAGTCATAGACTTTGGATCTAGCTGTTATGAACATCAGCGTGTTTACACATATATCCAGTCTCGCTTTTATCGAGCTCCAGAGGTCATTCTTGGAGGTCGTTATGGTATGCCTATTGACATGTGGAGCTTAGGCTGCATTCTAGCAGAACTGTTGACTGGCTATCCACTCTTACCTGGAGAAGATGAAGGTGATCAATTGGCATGTATGATCGAATTACTGGGAATGCCACCCCAAAAACTACTTGATTCATCAAAACGCGGCAAAAATTTTGTCAGCTCCAAAGGTTATCCTCGATATTGCACTGTTACAACCCTGCCAGACGGATCTGTGGTACTGAATGGTGGTCGCTCTCGTAGAGGAAAATTACGAGGTCCTCCTGGGAGTAGGGACTGGGTAACTGCTTTAAAGGGCTGCGATGATCCCTTGTTTCTTGATTTTCTATCGCAATGTTTAGAGTGGGATCCCGCTCTGCGCATGACACCCAGCCAAGCTTTACGGCATCACTGGCTACGTCGGCGCTTGCCGAAGCCTCCAACGGGGGAAAAGACCTCATCCAAAAGAATAACCGAAAGCTCGGGTGCTATAACTTCAATCTCTAAGTTACCTCCTGCATCAGGCTCAGCTGCAAAACTAAGAAATAATTTGGCCCAAATGACTGATGCCAATGGAAATATTCAACAAAGGACCGTTTTGCCAAAGTTGGTTAGCTGA
- the DYRK2 gene encoding dual specificity tyrosine-phosphorylation-regulated kinase 2 isoform X1 codes for MLTRKPGAAVAIHPAGRGSEGTSQLQPSPALPRSAAAATGSPVSLPPLRANTIGGNKHTMNEHLHISSHGQIQVQQLFEDNSNKRTVLTTQPNGLTNVGKTGLPVVSERQLESTHRRQGSSSSLKSADGTTKVKSSSLTPEQAMKQYMQKLTAFEHHEIFNYSEIYFLGPNAKKRQGVIGGPNNGGYDDDQGSYVQVPHDHVAYRYEVLKVIGKGSFGQVVKAYDHKLHQHVALKMVRNEKRFHRQAAEEIRILEHLKKQDKDNNMNVIHMLENFTFRNHICMTFELLSMNLYELIKKNKFQGFSLPLVRKFAHSILQCLDALHKNRIIHCDLKPENILLKQQGRSGIKVIDFGSSCYEHQRVYTYIQSRFYRAPEVILGGRYGMPIDMWSLGCILAELLTGYPLLPGEDEGDQLACMIELLGMPPQKLLDSSKRGKNFVSSKGYPRYCTVTTLPDGSVVLNGGRSRRGKLRGPPGSRDWVTALKGCDDPLFLDFLSQCLEWDPALRMTPSQALRHHWLRRRLPKPPTGEKTSSKRITESSGAITSISKLPPASGSAAKLRNNLAQMTDANGNIQQRTVLPKLVS; via the exons ATGTTAACCAGAAAACCCGGGGCGGCCGTGGCCATCCATCCGGCCG GCAGAGGAAGTGAAGGGACCAGCCAGCTCCAACCATCGCCAGCGTTACCCAGATCTGCTGCCGCTGCCACCGGATCGCCTGTCTCATTGCCACCCCTCAGAGCCAACACG attGGAGGCAATAAGCACACGATGAATGAACATCTGCACATTAGCAGTCATGGACAGATCCAGGTGCAGCAGTTGTTTGAGGACAACAGTAACAAAAGGACAGTACTGACAACACAACCAAATGGACTCACTAATGTTGGCAAGACTGGGCTTCCTGTTGTTTCAGAAAGACAGCTAGAAAGCACACACCGGAGACAAGGAAGTTCCAGCTCTTTGAAATCTGCTGATGGGACAACCAAAGTGAAGTCCTCTTCGTTAACCCCGGAACAAGCAATGAAGCAATACATGCAAAAACTAACAGCCTTCGAGCACCATGAAATTTTCAACTATTCAGAAATATACTTCCTGGGTCCAAATGCAAAGAAACGTCAAGGTGTAATTGGTGGCCCCAATAATGGTGGTTATGATGATGACCAAGGCTCTTATGTGCAAGTGCCACACGATCACGTTGCATACCGATATGAAGTATTGAAGGTTATTGGAAAAGGGAGCTTTGGTCAAGTTGTTAAGGCATACGATCACAAGCTCCATCAGCACGTGGCTTTAAAAATGGTGAGGAATGAGAAACGATTTCATCGTCAAGCGGCAGAAGAGATTAGAATCCTAGAACACCTAAAAAAGCAGGATAAAGATAACAACATGAATGTCATCCACATGCTGGAGAATTTCACATTCCGCAATCATATCTGCATGACGTTTGAGTTGCTAAGCATGAACCTTTATGAGCTGATAAAGAAAAATAAGTTTCAAGGCTTCAGTCTGCCTTTAGTTCGCAAATTTGCGCACTCAATCTTACAGTGCTTGGATGCTTTGCACAAAAACAGAATAATCCACTGTGACCTTAAACCGGAAAATATTTTATTGAAGCAACAGGGTAGAAGTGGTATAAAAGTCATAGACTTTGGATCTAGCTGTTATGAACATCAGCGTGTTTACACATATATCCAGTCTCGCTTTTATCGAGCTCCAGAGGTCATTCTTGGAGGTCGTTATGGTATGCCTATTGACATGTGGAGCTTAGGCTGCATTCTAGCAGAACTGTTGACTGGCTATCCACTCTTACCTGGAGAAGATGAAGGTGATCAATTGGCATGTATGATCGAATTACTGGGAATGCCACCCCAAAAACTACTTGATTCATCAAAACGCGGCAAAAATTTTGTCAGCTCCAAAGGTTATCCTCGATATTGCACTGTTACAACCCTGCCAGACGGATCTGTGGTACTGAATGGTGGTCGCTCTCGTAGAGGAAAATTACGAGGTCCTCCTGGGAGTAGGGACTGGGTAACTGCTTTAAAGGGCTGCGATGATCCCTTGTTTCTTGATTTTCTATCGCAATGTTTAGAGTGGGATCCCGCTCTGCGCATGACACCCAGCCAAGCTTTACGGCATCACTGGCTACGTCGGCGCTTGCCGAAGCCTCCAACGGGGGAAAAGACCTCATCCAAAAGAATAACCGAAAGCTCGGGTGCTATAACTTCAATCTCTAAGTTACCTCCTGCATCAGGCTCAGCTGCAAAACTAAGAAATAATTTGGCCCAAATGACTGATGCCAATGGAAATATTCAACAAAGGACCGTTTTGCCAAAGTTGGTTAGCTGA